Proteins from one Geomonas agri genomic window:
- a CDS encoding DMT family transporter has protein sequence MTTAPESTAAAPATKNAAGALLVLAAATLWGSSGTAQALAPTGVSPWSVGAFRLLVGGAALMVLALLKGGLGKGRWPFWGTLAAGGFVAIYQLTFFTAVHRTGVAVGTLVAIGSSPVIAGILGFVVRGERPGRAWGIATVLALAGCSLLVTGGGGIAIDVLGILLALGAGTSYACYTMAIKVLLPGRTSEAVMAVVFCLGALLLLPVLFFTDLGWVVTVRGTMVVLYLGVVITALSYWLFAMGLRSVPVASAVTLSLAEPLVAALLGILFLGERLTPTAMAGIPLLFAGLAVLAYSMSGKRAV, from the coding sequence ATGACCACTGCACCCGAATCCACCGCAGCCGCCCCGGCCACTAAAAACGCCGCGGGTGCTCTGCTCGTTCTTGCCGCCGCCACCCTTTGGGGCTCCTCCGGCACCGCCCAGGCCCTGGCTCCCACCGGTGTCAGCCCCTGGAGCGTCGGCGCGTTTCGACTCCTGGTGGGGGGAGCGGCCCTCATGGTGCTTGCTCTCCTTAAGGGCGGCCTCGGCAAAGGGCGCTGGCCCTTCTGGGGGACCCTTGCCGCGGGTGGTTTCGTTGCCATCTATCAACTTACCTTTTTCACCGCGGTGCACCGGACCGGTGTGGCAGTAGGCACCTTGGTCGCCATCGGCAGTTCCCCGGTTATCGCAGGCATCCTTGGGTTCGTCGTCCGCGGCGAGCGTCCCGGCCGCGCCTGGGGCATCGCCACCGTGCTCGCCCTTGCCGGCTGCAGCCTCCTGGTGACCGGAGGCGGTGGCATCGCCATCGACGTCCTGGGCATTCTGTTGGCACTCGGTGCCGGCACCTCCTATGCCTGCTACACCATGGCCATCAAGGTGCTCCTCCCCGGGCGGACGTCCGAAGCAGTCATGGCGGTCGTCTTTTGCCTGGGCGCTCTCCTGCTCCTGCCGGTGCTCTTCTTTACCGATCTTGGCTGGGTGGTCACGGTACGGGGAACCATGGTGGTCCTGTACCTCGGGGTTGTCATCACAGCCCTGTCATACTGGCTTTTCGCCATGGGGCTGCGTAGCGTCCCCGTGGCCTCCGCCGTCACCCTTTCCTTGGCTGAGCCGCTGGTAGCCGCGTTGCTGGGCATCCTGTTCCTGGGCGAGCGCCTCACCCCTACCGCAATGGCAGGCATCCCGCTTCTCTTTGCCGGCCTCGCCGTCCTCGCCTATTCCATGTCCGGCAAGAGAGCCGTCTAA
- a CDS encoding GspE/PulE/PilB domain-containing protein — translation MAARLGEMLMKIGALNASQLEQVLNAQAIYGGRLGTNLVEMGLVEEDQLARVLSEQLGVPCVDHDLLAAVPKSVLELLPLDLVERYRVLPVALDGKRLVIAMSDPSDFKAIDEIGFITGMVIIPRICSELRLTLALERSYGIKRPVRYIPVQGGVRSKFAPPDLKPAVLDADGSDEAWPPERVPLSELADRLAAASSEPEAVQALLCYVAGEFDRGALVRLKNGQLVGVQAVAAGEPVPGFSGCALSLEQASQLRRVVQERGMFLGEVSSGAEGELLQAMGGELPAPALLVPLTLGGQVAAVICAHDSHGRLGGGAFELQRVAVMAELSLEMIALRRRLISV, via the coding sequence ATGGCGGCACGCCTTGGCGAGATGTTGATGAAGATAGGTGCGTTGAACGCTTCCCAGCTGGAACAGGTGCTGAACGCGCAGGCGATCTACGGCGGCAGGCTGGGAACCAACCTGGTGGAGATGGGGCTGGTGGAAGAGGATCAGCTGGCGCGGGTCTTGAGCGAGCAGCTCGGAGTCCCCTGTGTCGATCACGATCTGCTGGCTGCCGTCCCTAAAAGCGTGCTGGAACTACTGCCGCTTGACCTGGTGGAGCGCTACCGCGTGCTGCCGGTGGCGCTGGACGGCAAACGCCTCGTCATCGCCATGTCCGATCCCTCTGACTTCAAGGCCATCGACGAGATCGGGTTCATCACCGGTATGGTGATCATCCCGCGGATCTGCTCGGAACTGCGCCTGACCCTGGCGCTGGAACGCAGCTACGGCATCAAGCGTCCGGTGCGCTACATCCCGGTGCAGGGCGGGGTCCGCTCCAAGTTCGCTCCACCGGACCTGAAGCCTGCTGTGCTGGACGCCGACGGCAGCGACGAAGCTTGGCCCCCGGAGCGCGTCCCCCTCTCGGAACTGGCCGATCGGCTGGCGGCGGCCTCTTCCGAGCCGGAAGCGGTCCAGGCGCTGCTTTGCTACGTCGCCGGTGAGTTCGATCGCGGTGCGCTGGTCCGCCTGAAGAACGGGCAACTGGTCGGCGTGCAGGCGGTGGCCGCGGGGGAACCGGTGCCGGGCTTCAGCGGCTGCGCTCTTTCCCTGGAGCAGGCCTCACAATTGCGGCGCGTGGTGCAGGAGCGCGGCATGTTCCTCGGAGAGGTCTCGTCCGGAGCGGAGGGGGAGCTGCTGCAGGCCATGGGTGGAGAGTTGCCGGCGCCAGCACTCCTGGTCCCCTTGACGCTCGGGGGGCAGGTCGCCGCGGTGATCTGCGCGCACGACAGCCACGGGCGGCTCGGGGGCGGTGCCTTTGAGTTGCAGCGAGTCGCCGTGATGGCGGAACTAAGCCTGGAGATGATCGCGCTACGGCGGAGGCTCATCTCGGTCTAG
- a CDS encoding lytic transglycosylase domain-containing protein gives MSINPITTAPGSVEGGKKPVAAGSPAVPFQEMLDKGSATVPVTPQAAAEALRLKMLSSALAIGGGEAATPAPSTANVNVQGLLNRFLEQLPSRGSAVAETREAAAEQGPEAAFQSQQSHFQAGQLPVVPGVADDSGTDAIIQRASQRYGVDSGLIRAVIKAESNFNPRAVSSAGAQGLMQLMPATARGLGVTDSFDPEQNIMAGTRFLKDMLRRYNGNVDEALAAYNWGPGNVDRHGTDVLPRETRNYLAKVKGYYAQYLA, from the coding sequence ATGTCGATCAATCCCATAACCACGGCCCCGGGGAGCGTCGAAGGGGGCAAGAAGCCCGTCGCCGCCGGTTCGCCGGCAGTGCCCTTCCAGGAGATGCTGGACAAAGGGAGCGCCACCGTCCCGGTGACGCCTCAGGCCGCCGCCGAGGCGCTTCGGCTGAAGATGCTCAGTTCCGCCCTGGCGATCGGTGGTGGTGAAGCCGCAACCCCGGCTCCATCCACTGCCAACGTCAACGTTCAGGGTTTGTTGAACCGGTTTCTGGAGCAGCTTCCCTCCCGCGGCAGTGCGGTGGCCGAGACCCGTGAAGCCGCAGCCGAGCAGGGGCCCGAGGCCGCTTTCCAGTCCCAGCAGTCCCATTTCCAGGCCGGCCAGCTTCCCGTCGTGCCGGGGGTAGCCGACGACAGCGGCACCGACGCCATCATCCAGCGGGCCAGTCAGCGCTACGGCGTGGACAGCGGGTTGATCCGTGCGGTGATCAAGGCCGAGAGCAATTTTAACCCCCGCGCTGTCAGTTCCGCAGGCGCACAGGGGTTGATGCAGCTGATGCCCGCCACCGCGCGGGGGCTCGGCGTCACCGATTCCTTCGATCCCGAGCAGAACATCATGGCGGGGACCAGGTTTTTGAAGGACATGTTGCGCCGCTACAACGGCAACGTTGACGAGGCCTTGGCCGCCTACAACTGGGGACCGGGCAATGTCGACCGTCACGGCACCGACGTCCTCCCCCGGGAGACCAGGAATTACCTGGCCAAGGTCAAGGGTTACTACGCCCAGTACCTGGCCTAG
- a CDS encoding PilZ domain-containing protein: MNDIYQRLQVTGETQDLAEIIATLDAIKAGKLKNDLRLLNFYREVPVSYGAEVLTVEEHDAELQVNQIQAVVIAHEKLTVLKSSHFRRDVAASVTYVNVEKSRVVLSNLSYALVRADRRMSVRVQLGSAIDASFAAPELDSVHGRLHDMSLTGMSINVARDPNLPVSQKGELSLSLPSGSISVAASLLKVFNLEEGFRLVFEIEPSRAAELSISQYIFQRQVEIIKELKDHPGVAS; this comes from the coding sequence ATGAACGACATCTATCAGCGCCTCCAAGTTACCGGCGAAACACAGGACCTGGCCGAGATCATCGCGACCTTGGATGCCATTAAAGCTGGGAAGCTGAAAAACGACCTGAGGCTGCTTAATTTCTACCGCGAAGTTCCGGTCAGCTACGGTGCCGAGGTGCTCACCGTGGAGGAGCACGATGCGGAACTGCAGGTGAACCAGATCCAGGCCGTGGTGATCGCCCACGAAAAGCTCACCGTTTTGAAAAGCAGCCACTTCCGCAGGGACGTGGCGGCGTCGGTGACCTACGTCAACGTGGAGAAGTCGCGGGTGGTGCTGTCCAACCTGAGCTACGCCTTGGTGCGGGCCGACCGGCGCATGTCGGTGCGGGTCCAGCTGGGCTCCGCGATCGATGCATCTTTTGCCGCCCCGGAACTTGACTCGGTACACGGCCGTTTGCACGACATGTCGCTAACAGGGATGTCCATCAACGTCGCACGCGACCCCAACCTGCCGGTCAGCCAGAAGGGGGAACTCTCCCTAAGCCTCCCCTCCGGATCCATCTCGGTCGCCGCCTCCCTTTTAAAGGTGTTCAACCTGGAGGAGGGGTTCCGGCTGGTCTTCGAGATCGAGCCGTCTCGCGCTGCTGAGCTCAGCATTTCCCAGTACATCTTCCAGCGCCAGGTCGAGATCATCAAGGAACTGAAGGACCACCCCGGCGTCGCCAGCTAA
- a CDS encoding ATP synthase subunit I translates to MAETRINESNIFSWLVRGSLLLSVVLGAAGALLISPRFGGSLFVGGLLALANFFWIRAGLEAALRMQPRNASRFAILRYVLRLAIMAAFLYLLIVVFKADVFGLIIGLSVLVLNIIAFSIYLSTRKGG, encoded by the coding sequence ATGGCGGAGACAAGGATAAACGAGAGTAACATCTTCTCCTGGCTGGTCCGGGGGAGCCTGCTGCTGAGTGTGGTACTCGGCGCGGCGGGTGCGCTCCTCATCTCCCCACGATTCGGCGGCTCGCTCTTCGTCGGGGGATTATTGGCCCTGGCCAACTTCTTCTGGATCCGGGCCGGGCTGGAAGCAGCGCTCAGGATGCAGCCGCGCAACGCTTCTCGCTTCGCCATACTGCGCTACGTATTACGGCTCGCCATCATGGCGGCCTTTTTGTACCTGTTGATCGTAGTCTTCAAGGCCGACGTCTTTGGCCTGATAATCGGGCTCTCGGTCCTCGTTCTCAACATAATCGCATTTTCGATATATCTGTCGACCCGTAAAGGAGGCTAG
- a CDS encoding GspE/PulE/PilB domain-containing protein encodes MSVKLGEMLLKVGALTKAQLDQVLQAQVIYGGRIGTNLVEMGLVTEEELAHVLSEQMGAPCVEPAELSAIPDQVLRLVPLELIKRYRVVPLAVEGKRLSLAMTNPHDFKALDEIGFVTGMVIKPRICPEVRLNLALERFYRITRPARFIQVEGGLRTRFEGGTQGEASPAYNPLESRHIAPAGEPVFADHLTVKDLAGMMSSAGSEKEVVQALISYISGEFDRGGFLRLKSGMAVGVQAVADGLDVESFAGFQAEIDKMTHLQRMVQDKGLVICEFAVGDAEGTLVRAMGGKLPASALLLPVSLGGHVVGAICASDSKGRLGGGAFELQRVGVMAELSLEMLSLRRKIQSA; translated from the coding sequence ATGTCGGTAAAGCTTGGCGAGATGTTGCTCAAGGTGGGGGCGCTTACCAAGGCTCAACTGGACCAGGTGCTGCAAGCCCAGGTCATCTACGGCGGCAGGATCGGCACCAACCTGGTGGAGATGGGACTGGTTACCGAGGAGGAGCTGGCCCACGTGCTGAGCGAGCAGATGGGCGCACCCTGCGTGGAACCGGCGGAGCTGTCCGCCATCCCGGACCAGGTGCTGCGTCTCGTACCGCTCGAGCTGATCAAGCGCTACCGGGTGGTGCCGCTGGCCGTCGAAGGAAAGCGGCTCTCGCTTGCCATGACCAACCCGCACGACTTCAAGGCGCTGGACGAGATCGGATTCGTAACCGGTATGGTCATCAAGCCCAGGATCTGCCCCGAGGTCAGGTTGAACCTTGCCCTCGAGAGGTTCTACCGCATCACCCGTCCCGCCCGTTTCATCCAGGTAGAAGGCGGGCTCCGGACCCGTTTCGAAGGGGGCACCCAGGGCGAGGCTAGCCCTGCGTATAATCCACTGGAAAGCCGGCATATCGCGCCGGCCGGTGAGCCCGTCTTTGCCGACCACTTAACCGTCAAGGACCTGGCCGGCATGATGTCCAGCGCCGGCAGCGAGAAAGAGGTGGTACAGGCCCTTATCTCCTATATCTCCGGAGAGTTCGACCGTGGCGGTTTCCTGCGTCTGAAGTCAGGCATGGCGGTCGGGGTCCAGGCTGTCGCCGACGGCCTGGACGTGGAGAGTTTCGCGGGGTTCCAGGCCGAGATCGACAAGATGACCCATCTACAGCGCATGGTGCAGGATAAGGGACTGGTGATCTGCGAGTTTGCCGTCGGTGACGCCGAAGGGACCCTGGTCCGGGCCATGGGCGGCAAGCTCCCCGCGTCGGCGCTGCTCCTTCCCGTCTCGCTCGGGGGGCACGTGGTCGGCGCCATTTGCGCCAGTGACAGCAAGGGCAGGCTCGGCGGCGGCGCCTTCGAGTTGCAGCGTGTAGGTGTCATGGCCGAGCTCAGCCTGGAGATGCTCTCCCTGCGCCGGAAGATCCAGAGCGCGTAA
- a CDS encoding TatD family hydrolase, whose product MLFDSHCHLDDPQLLPHLGTLIPEAEAAGITGFLVPGVHPAGWQPIQSLCSSQPRICPAYGVHPMHADLVTPSVLATLKTHAVTACAIGEIGLDYQFPSPPRELQRQAFAAQLQVALEAGLPVLLHCRKAFEDLIAILRESEVSRIGGVMHSFSGSLATAEICLKLGLHISLSGTVTYANARRPLEVAKAVPLERLLLETDAPDLAPEPYRGSVNVPAHLLATARRVADIRGIPLDDLARHTFNNAVRLFKLDPSLGSHSTH is encoded by the coding sequence ATGCTTTTTGACAGCCACTGTCACCTGGATGACCCGCAGCTTTTGCCCCACCTGGGCACGCTCATCCCCGAGGCGGAGGCTGCCGGTATCACCGGCTTCCTTGTGCCGGGGGTGCATCCCGCTGGTTGGCAGCCCATCCAGTCGCTCTGCTCAAGCCAGCCCCGCATCTGCCCCGCTTACGGCGTCCACCCCATGCACGCCGACCTCGTCACCCCCTCGGTACTTGCTACCCTGAAAACACATGCGGTCACCGCCTGCGCCATCGGCGAGATCGGGCTCGACTACCAGTTCCCCTCCCCTCCACGGGAACTGCAGCGGCAGGCCTTCGCGGCTCAGTTGCAGGTCGCGTTGGAGGCCGGGCTGCCGGTTCTGCTCCACTGCCGCAAGGCCTTCGAGGACCTGATCGCGATACTGCGCGAGAGTGAGGTCAGCCGCATCGGTGGCGTGATGCACTCCTTTTCCGGGAGCCTGGCAACGGCGGAGATCTGCCTGAAGCTCGGGCTGCACATCTCGCTCTCGGGGACCGTCACCTACGCCAATGCCCGCCGCCCGCTGGAGGTGGCCAAGGCGGTTCCGCTGGAGCGGTTGCTACTGGAGACCGACGCTCCAGACCTGGCTCCGGAGCCGTACCGGGGCAGCGTCAATGTTCCGGCACATCTGCTGGCCACCGCCCGACGTGTGGCTGACATCCGGGGAATCCCCCTGGACGACCTCGCCCGCCACACTTTCAACAACGCCGTCCGGCTCTTCAAACTCGACCCGTCCCTGGGATCCCATTCGACGCATTAG
- a CDS encoding phosphatase, translating into MKIIADMHTHTLASGHAYSTINELANAAAQAGLRGLGITDHGPGLPGGPHRYHFCAMRFVPATIAGVRIFRGIEANILDHTGRLDLEQDVLESLDYVMAGFHEDCGICGQDRDRNTKTLLTVMENPLVKCISHPGNPIFPLHYEEIVMGALATDTALELNNSSLAAVSRKGSNENCGEIARLCARIGARVMIGSDAHICQGVGVFDQALQLAAEAGIAETQVVNASWERLLDFLGFSE; encoded by the coding sequence ATGAAAATCATAGCCGACATGCATACTCACACCCTCGCCTCGGGGCACGCTTACTCCACCATCAACGAACTGGCCAACGCGGCCGCACAGGCGGGTCTGCGCGGGCTGGGCATCACCGACCACGGCCCGGGATTACCCGGCGGACCGCACCGGTACCATTTCTGCGCCATGCGCTTCGTCCCCGCCACCATCGCCGGTGTCAGGATCTTCCGCGGCATCGAGGCCAACATCCTCGACCACACGGGCCGGCTCGACCTGGAGCAGGACGTCCTGGAGAGCCTGGACTACGTCATGGCGGGCTTCCACGAGGACTGCGGCATCTGCGGCCAGGACCGGGACCGCAACACCAAGACGCTGCTCACAGTCATGGAAAACCCGCTGGTGAAATGTATCTCCCACCCGGGCAACCCGATCTTCCCGCTCCACTACGAGGAGATCGTCATGGGTGCGCTCGCCACCGATACGGCGCTGGAGTTGAACAACTCATCGCTCGCCGCGGTGAGCCGCAAGGGGAGCAACGAGAACTGCGGGGAAATCGCCCGCCTGTGCGCCAGGATCGGCGCGCGAGTGATGATCGGCAGTGACGCCCATATCTGCCAAGGGGTCGGGGTGTTCGACCAGGCGCTGCAACTGGCAGCTGAGGCGGGGATTGCAGAGACACAGGTGGTGAACGCTTCCTGGGAGAGGCTGCTGGATTTCCTGGGGTTTAGCGAGTAG
- a CDS encoding peptide chain release factor 3, whose translation MRFNEQEIGKRRTFAIISHPDAGKTTITEKLLLFGGAIQQAGEVRARKSARHATSDWMEMEKQRGISVTSSVMKFTYRDFEINLLDTPGHNDFSEDTYRTLTAVDSVLMVIDSVKGVESQTKKLLEVCRLRHTPIMTFINKLDREGREPLDLLDDIESTLNIQCAPMTWPIGMGKRFRGTYHLYTKEITFYDPEADRGVGQVVTVKGLDDPLLDELLGSQVEELRNDVELLEGAAHPFDAAAYLAGKQTPVFFGSAINTFGVQQLLDSFVENAPSPLPREATTRTVDPYEEPFTGFTFKIQANMDPAHRDRIAFFRICSGKFERGMKVKHLRLGREVQISNATIFMAQDRTNVDEAYAGDIIGIHNHGTIKIGDTFTQGEDLKYTGIPNFAPEHFRKVRILNPLKSKSLEKGLVQLAEEGTTQVFRPLMGADWIVGAVGMLQFDVVMHRLEHEYSVKAAYEPVSYVTARWVTGDRKKLDEFQKKEAMNLYLDGEGNLAYLAGSQWRLDNTMENWKDLSFHATREHS comes from the coding sequence ATGCGGTTCAACGAACAAGAAATAGGGAAGCGTCGCACCTTCGCCATCATCAGTCACCCCGACGCCGGTAAGACTACCATAACCGAGAAGCTATTGCTCTTCGGCGGCGCCATTCAGCAGGCCGGCGAGGTCAGGGCCAGGAAGTCGGCGCGCCATGCTACCAGCGACTGGATGGAGATGGAAAAGCAGCGCGGCATCTCGGTAACCTCCTCCGTGATGAAGTTCACCTATCGCGATTTCGAGATCAACCTGCTCGATACTCCCGGTCATAATGACTTTTCGGAAGATACCTACAGAACCTTAACTGCAGTTGACTCTGTTTTGATGGTTATCGACTCGGTGAAGGGCGTCGAGAGCCAGACCAAGAAGCTCCTCGAGGTCTGCCGCCTGCGCCACACGCCGATCATGACCTTCATCAACAAGCTGGACCGCGAGGGGCGCGAGCCGCTCGACCTCCTGGACGACATCGAGAGCACCCTCAACATCCAGTGCGCCCCGATGACCTGGCCCATCGGCATGGGCAAGCGTTTCCGCGGCACCTACCACCTCTACACCAAGGAGATCACCTTCTACGATCCCGAGGCGGATCGCGGGGTAGGGCAGGTCGTCACCGTCAAAGGTCTGGACGATCCCCTGCTTGACGAGCTCCTGGGGAGCCAGGTGGAGGAGCTGCGCAACGACGTCGAACTCCTGGAAGGCGCGGCCCACCCATTCGACGCCGCGGCCTACCTCGCCGGCAAGCAGACGCCGGTCTTCTTCGGTTCGGCCATCAACACCTTCGGGGTGCAGCAGCTTCTGGACTCCTTCGTCGAAAACGCACCCTCTCCGCTGCCGCGCGAAGCGACCACCCGCACCGTCGACCCCTACGAGGAGCCCTTCACCGGCTTCACCTTCAAGATCCAGGCGAACATGGACCCGGCGCACCGCGACCGCATCGCCTTCTTCCGCATCTGCTCGGGCAAGTTCGAGCGCGGCATGAAGGTGAAGCACCTAAGGCTTGGGCGCGAGGTTCAGATCTCCAACGCCACCATCTTCATGGCCCAGGACCGCACCAACGTCGACGAGGCCTACGCCGGCGACATCATCGGCATTCACAACCACGGCACCATCAAGATTGGCGACACCTTCACCCAGGGCGAAGATCTTAAATATACCGGCATCCCAAACTTCGCGCCGGAGCACTTCCGCAAAGTGCGCATCCTGAACCCGCTCAAGTCCAAGTCGCTGGAGAAGGGGCTGGTGCAGCTCGCCGAGGAGGGGACCACCCAGGTGTTCCGTCCGCTCATGGGGGCGGACTGGATAGTCGGCGCGGTCGGCATGCTGCAGTTCGACGTGGTCATGCACCGCCTGGAGCACGAGTACAGCGTCAAGGCCGCCTACGAGCCCGTTTCCTACGTCACTGCGCGCTGGGTCACCGGCGACAGGAAGAAGCTGGACGAGTTCCAGAAGAAAGAGGCCATGAACCTCTACCTGGATGGTGAAGGGAACCTGGCCTACCTGGCCGGGAGCCAGTGGCGCCTGGATAACACCATGGAGAACTGGAAGGATTTGAGCTTCCACGCCACCCGCGAGCACAGCTAG
- a CDS encoding AtpZ/AtpI family protein, whose amino-acid sequence MDEEKKNLLRTLGMISTMGISFAVAIAIGVFVGLKLDHWLGTDPWFFFIFLFFGIAAGFRNIFILAGKELRDGGDKDKRE is encoded by the coding sequence ATGGATGAGGAAAAAAAGAACCTGCTCAGGACCCTGGGCATGATCTCCACCATGGGGATCTCCTTCGCGGTGGCGATTGCCATCGGCGTGTTCGTGGGCTTGAAACTGGACCATTGGCTCGGAACTGATCCGTGGTTTTTCTTCATCTTCCTCTTCTTCGGCATTGCGGCAGGCTTCCGCAACATCTTCATATTAGCGGGCAAAGAACTGCGCGATGGCGGAGACAAGGATAAACGAGAGTAA
- the atpE gene encoding ATP synthase F0 subunit C: MEFFTMCVLAAGIGMALGTLGTGIGQGLAVKSAVEGVSRNPGASGKILTTMMIGLAMIESLAIYALVVCLIILFANPYKEVAMSAIKAVAK; the protein is encoded by the coding sequence ATGGAATTCTTTACTATGTGTGTACTCGCAGCAGGCATCGGCATGGCTCTCGGCACCCTCGGCACCGGCATCGGCCAGGGTCTCGCAGTTAAGAGCGCAGTTGAAGGCGTTTCCCGTAACCCGGGCGCTTCCGGCAAAATCCTCACCACCATGATGATCGGTCTGGCGATGATCGAGTCCCTGGCAATCTACGCCCTCGTTGTTTGCCTCATCATCCTCTTCGCTAACCCGTACAAAGAAGTTGCAATGTCCGCTATCAAGGCTGTTGCGAAGTAA
- the atpB gene encoding F0F1 ATP synthase subunit A, producing the protein MVHPFLFLQFFRELLHPLGFSEASADAVVYTWLIMIGLVLFSIVATKRLQAVPSGAQNFMEVIVGGIENMLVETMGEHGRPFFPLVATLALFILVSNLIGLVPGFFPPTANINTTAACAVVVFITTHIVGVKEHGAGYIKHFLGPIAWLAPMMFFIEVIGHLSRVISLTLRLFGNMNGHELVLIIFFGLAPFMVPLPMMLMGVLVSFIQAFVFMLLAMIYIQGSLEHAH; encoded by the coding sequence ATGGTTCATCCCTTTTTATTCCTTCAGTTTTTCCGTGAGTTGCTGCACCCCCTCGGTTTTTCCGAGGCCAGCGCTGACGCCGTCGTTTATACCTGGCTGATCATGATCGGCCTGGTGCTGTTTTCCATCGTGGCCACCAAGAGGCTGCAGGCCGTTCCGTCTGGCGCGCAGAACTTCATGGAAGTCATCGTGGGCGGCATCGAGAACATGCTGGTAGAGACCATGGGCGAGCACGGCCGTCCGTTCTTCCCGCTGGTGGCGACCCTGGCACTGTTCATCCTGGTTTCCAACCTGATCGGCCTGGTCCCGGGCTTCTTCCCGCCGACCGCAAACATCAACACCACCGCGGCCTGCGCAGTCGTTGTCTTCATCACTACCCACATCGTGGGCGTGAAGGAGCACGGCGCCGGCTACATCAAGCACTTCCTGGGTCCCATCGCCTGGCTCGCTCCGATGATGTTCTTCATCGAGGTGATCGGCCACCTGAGCCGCGTGATCTCGCTGACCCTGCGTCTCTTCGGCAATATGAACGGCCACGAACTGGTCCTCATCATCTTCTTCGGCCTGGCCCCGTTCATGGTGCCGCTGCCGATGATGCTGATGGGCGTGCTGGTTTCCTTCATCCAGGCCTTCGTGTTCATGCTCCTGGCCATGATCTACATCCAGGGTTCGCTCGAGCACGCGCACTAA
- a CDS encoding ferritin-like domain-containing protein, translating to MFKEYTLQEALKLAIKTEKESMDFYRRAGSASKDDRSKKVFDLLANEEAGHLRAFFDHYRGGDLGDIDSYLASPPDKQSATHLALEQAIAADSHEQKALEIALKEEKACIDFYTILVKDVVDPLVRRVFETVIKETQGHYDMIEDEYMRVMTMVHSSDQNIYVRE from the coding sequence ATGTTCAAGGAATACACACTACAGGAAGCGTTAAAACTGGCCATCAAGACCGAGAAGGAGAGCATGGACTTCTACCGTCGGGCGGGGTCGGCGAGCAAGGATGACAGGTCGAAAAAGGTGTTCGATCTCTTGGCCAACGAGGAAGCAGGGCATCTGCGCGCCTTCTTCGATCACTACCGCGGCGGCGACCTGGGGGACATCGACAGCTACCTGGCCTCTCCTCCGGACAAGCAGTCGGCAACCCACCTGGCGCTGGAACAGGCGATTGCCGCCGACAGCCACGAGCAGAAGGCACTGGAAATCGCCCTGAAGGAAGAGAAGGCCTGTATCGACTTCTACACCATACTGGTGAAGGACGTGGTGGACCCGCTGGTGCGTCGTGTCTTCGAGACGGTGATCAAGGAGACCCAGGGGCACTATGACATGATCGAGGATGAGTACATGCGTGTCATGACCATGGTGCACAGCTCGGATCAGAACATTTACGTGAGGGAATAA